The Streptococcus respiraculi sequence GATGTGAAGTCGTGGAAAAACCGAATGTACTCAAGAGCATCCATATCCGTAATGCGAGCAAAGCTCACAACGGCTACAGCAAAAATAGGGGATTGACCGTCGAATCAGTAATTCGAGGACAAGACATCTTTTTTCCGAGGTTTTAGGCTGAACTCAGTTCAATAAGATGTGAAGCCGTGGAAAAACCGAATGTACTCAAGAGCATCCGTTTTTTCGGCCAAGGGCTTCTCATTTTCACAACATTTCTAGTATAGCATAATCAAGAATAATATGATAGACTTAGAGTATGAAAAAACATCTAAAAGCATTTTTTGAGAATGAAATCCTATCCTATTTGTTTTTTGGAGTAGCCACTACTCTTGTCTATATCCTTACGAGGACCAGTCTTTTCTTCCTAATTCCTCAAACCCTCCTTGTTGTCTTTATTGCCAACTGTGTTGCCATTTTATTTGCCTTTGTCACAAATGACCAAATCGTCTTTAAACAAGAATGGCCAGGCTGGCCAGCACGGCTAGTCAAATTTATCTCTGCAAGGATTACGACCTTGTCGCTTGATATGCTACTGGCTTACATTCTTGTCGATGCCTTTCCACAATTTATTGGGCAATTTGTCAATCAAGATCCTCCCCGTATCAATGCTATCGCAACCCTCATCTCACAGGTTCTCGTCATTGTGCTGAACTATGTGTTGAGTAAAGTATTTGTCTTTCAAAATACAAAAAAGGACTCCTAAGTCTGAATCACACCCCCATTTGTTACATTTTCTATCTAACAAATGGGGCGGTTCAAGTCAGGAGTTCTTTTTGTCATTATTTTTTAAAAATCGTGCTTTGATGCGCTGTATAATCGATGCAATATCACCTGGTCTAGTGTCAAATTCGTCCACCTGCAAGCTCTGGACAGTAGCATTTAAGACTGCCCCGATAATGAGGATATCAGCCACAAAAATAAACCAAAGCATGAGTACCAAAATAACGACCGAGGTCACAAGGCGAAAGTCCAGAAAGCGATTAGTATAGGAATCAATATAGATGCCAAACACTTGACCCACCGTCGCCATAATCGCTAGAACAAAGAAGGAACCTGGAAAAACATAGCGGATTTTTTTGATGCGAACATTGGGAAGGAAAAAATAAAGCATGACCAGCGCAAAAAAGAGAGCGATGTAGGCAACCAGTTGGGTCTGATCAATCAGATTATCAAATAGGGGATCAAAATGAAACTTGGTAGACAGTAATTGGAGCAAGGTCTTACCGAATGCCAACATCATCACGCTAAAAATGATAATCCCTTGTAAGCCAATACCTAGAAACATGCCAACTGCCCGACTGATGATGAAATCGCGATGCTGATCGACACCGTACGCCTTATTGACTGCCTTTTGAAGAGCTGCCATGCTTTTTGAAAGGGTCCAAAGCGTTGTCACAATGGCAATTCCTAACCAAGACGATGATGGACGTGTCAAGATACTGACGACCATATCTGCTGCTGGCGGATAGAGTTTTTCAGGAAAAACCTCCGCCAAGACCTCTAAAATTTGTTTGACATCAATCTGTAAATAGGGTAAGAGGTTGGCTAGGGTCAGCAAAATGGGAAAAACTGAGATAATCAGGTAGTAAGCCACTGCCACACCTGTCAAATCAAGCTCAGCCGATTGGTAAAAATCTAAAAAGGAGGTGACAAATAACTTGCAGCTGCTCCAGAGCTTCTTTCTGTTCATTGTTCCTCCTTTTTCAATCAGACTAATAAGTCCCTTCTTCTCCCTGACTAGTCAAGATGACTGGACCGTCTTTAGTGATGACAAACTGGTGTTCGTATTGGCAAGACAAGCCACCATCTAAGGTTTTATGCGCCCAACCAGTCTTTTCATCGGTATCAATTTCCCATGTGCCGGTGTTAATCATTGGCTCAATGGTCAAGACCATACCCTCACGCAAACGAAGTCCTCGACCTGCACGACCGTAGTGAGGCACCATTGGTTCCTCATGCATAGTTGGTCCAACACCATGACCGACCAAGTCACGCACAACGCCATAGCCTTTGCTCTCTGCATATTCTTGAATCGCAGCACCAATATCACCAATACGGTTGCCGACCACTGCCTGCTCAATTCCTCGATAGAGACATTCTTTGGTCACATCCATTAAATCTTTAACTTCTTGGCTAACTTCTCCTACTGCATAGGCCCAGCAAGAATCCGCTAGACCACCAGCATATGGCTCAGTATAGGTTTTCATCAGAGCGACATTAT is a genomic window containing:
- a CDS encoding GtrA family protein; the encoded protein is MKKHLKAFFENEILSYLFFGVATTLVYILTRTSLFFLIPQTLLVVFIANCVAILFAFVTNDQIVFKQEWPGWPARLVKFISARITTLSLDMLLAYILVDAFPQFIGQFVNQDPPRINAIATLISQVLVIVLNYVLSKVFVFQNTKKDS
- a CDS encoding YihY/virulence factor BrkB family protein, with protein sequence MNRKKLWSSCKLFVTSFLDFYQSAELDLTGVAVAYYLIISVFPILLTLANLLPYLQIDVKQILEVLAEVFPEKLYPPAADMVVSILTRPSSSWLGIAIVTTLWTLSKSMAALQKAVNKAYGVDQHRDFIISRAVGMFLGIGLQGIIIFSVMMLAFGKTLLQLLSTKFHFDPLFDNLIDQTQLVAYIALFFALVMLYFFLPNVRIKKIRYVFPGSFFVLAIMATVGQVFGIYIDSYTNRFLDFRLVTSVVILVLMLWFIFVADILIIGAVLNATVQSLQVDEFDTRPGDIASIIQRIKARFLKNNDKKNS
- a CDS encoding methionyl aminopeptidase, encoding MITIKSQREIDAMNRAGDILAGIHIGLRDLIKPGLDLWEVEEYVRRRCKEENVLPLQIGVDGHLMDYPYATCCGLNDEVAHAFPRHYKLKEGDLLKVDMVLSEPLDKKIVDVSKLDFDNVALMKTYTEPYAGGLADSCWAYAVGEVSQEVKDLMDVTKECLYRGIEQAVVGNRIGDIGAAIQEYAESKGYGVVRDLVGHGVGPTMHEEPMVPHYGRAGRGLRLREGMVLTIEPMINTGTWEIDTDEKTGWAHKTLDGGLSCQYEHQFVITKDGPVILTSQGEEGTY